The following are from one region of the Miscanthus floridulus cultivar M001 unplaced genomic scaffold, ASM1932011v1 fs_378_1_2, whole genome shotgun sequence genome:
- the LOC136531604 gene encoding uncharacterized protein has product MDGGSGLNIMYAKMLDAMGIDQSCIRPTRAPFHYIKPGKQAMPLGQIELPVTFMNPTNYRMETLTFKVVGFHRSDHAILGCPCYVKFMVIPNYTYLRLKMLGPYGAITMGTFFQRGYKYEVECCEHAVTIVTSKELAAIR; this is encoded by the coding sequence atggatggaggcagcggcctcaacatcatgtacgctaaaatgctcgatgccatgggcatcgaccaatCGTGCATCCGGCCGACTAGGGCCCCTTTCCACTACATCAAgcctggaaagcaggccatgccacttgggcagatcgagcTGCCCGTCACCTTCATGAatccgaccaattataggatggagacccttaccttcaaggtggtcgggttccacaggtccgaccatgccatcctaggatgtccatgctacgtgaagttcatggtcatccccaactacacctatctgaggTTGAAGATGCTGGGTCCATATGGGGCCATCACCATGGGCACCTTCTTCCAGCGTGGCTACAAGTACGAGGTTGAGTGCTGTGAACACGCCGTGACAATTgtcacctccaaagagcttgctgCCATCAggtag